TCAGATACGAAGTAGCAATCCTTCCTTTATTGAGAAATGTCCCGTTGGTGCTTTTCAGATCTTCAATTAAGTAGTTACCCTGATTCTGAATAATCTGTGCATGTTGTCTGGAGACAGCAGGACTATCAATATGAATATCATTGCTTTCAAGCCTGCCGATAGTGATTTTATCTTTATCGGTTTCAAATGCTTTCAGCACT
This region of Thermodesulfobacteriota bacterium genomic DNA includes:
- a CDS encoding FHA domain-containing protein codes for the protein MIKILLKLNQKVLKAFETDKDKITIGRLESNDIHIDSPAVSRQHAQIIQNQGNYLIEDLKSTNGTFLNKGRIATSYLKDGDVITIEKYALAVKIKTENNINIALSPEGEIQLLNVEKLK